ACTATATTATTTATACGAGCACATCATTTTATTAATGTAGTTGCTGTTTCGGCGGATTCCCGTTACTTTCCGGGAACGATACCCTTTTATCCTGTACTCGGCCAGCTAACGCCGATGGATACGTCGTACTGGCGGACAGTGCTTCTCGTTACGTTGTGGCAAATTTCGGCGAGTATCTGTTACTACTCGGTGTTCGCCGCAACTCCGTTCTTCCGGGATACGTTCGGTCTCTCTCGATTCTGGGTCGGCGTCGTCGTCACGACATTGACGTTCGGCTACGCCGTCTTCCTGCTTCCACAGGGTGCACTGGTCGATAAGTTCGGTGAGCGATTGATGCTCACGCTCGGACTGGTTGGACTCGGTACTGCAACTGCACTGGTGGCTGGATCACCGACGTTTGCCCTGCTTCTGGCTGCGGTGTTCGTTCTCGGTTCGCTGTACGGAACCGCGATGCCCGGGACGAACAAGGCGATCTTCGACAACATCAAACCGGGAAAACAGAACTTCGCGATGGGGATCAAGCAGGTCGGCGTGACAGGCGGAAGCGGTATCAGTGCCCTGCTGGTGACCGGTCTCGCCGGCGTTCTCTTCTGGCAGGCCGGATTCCTCCTGGCTGCCGGGTTTGCGCTGGCCATCGCAGCCGCGTTTTACGTCCTCTACTCGGGAAGCGGTGGCGACGGGGCGGCCAAATATCCCGACTTCCGTGCGTTGCTCTCGAACCGTCCGTACTTCCTGCTTACCGTCTCCGGCCTCTTTCTGGGTGCAGCGCTTTTCACGACGACCGGCTACACGGTGTTGTACGTCGAGGAGTCGATCGAGGCATCGGTCGCCTACAGCGGCGTCGTTCTCGCACTCGTCCAGCTATTCGGCAGCGTCGGCCGCGTCGTAACGGGGTGGCTGAGCGACGTCTTGCCCGGTGACCCACAGGTTCGAATCGGCGGCATCCTCATCGTCCAGTCGCTGGCCGGCGCAGTGATGTTCGTCGTCGTTGCATCGACGACGACCGTGATCGGTGCGACGATCGCGTTCTCGGTGCTCGGTTTCTTCGTCCTCGGCTACACCGGCGTCTACTACTCCGTCATGGCGACGCTCGTCCGTGCCGACGAAATGGGTGGCGCGACCGCCGGCGGCCAGCTCGCACTCACAAGCGGTGGGCTGTTCGCACCGCCAGCCTTCGGATACCTCGCCGACATGGTCGGCTACCGTGCGTCCTGGCTCTTGCTCGCGATGCTCGTCGTGATCGCGTCCATCCTTCTCGTGTTCGTCGTTCGAATTCCGTCGTCGGTTTCGAACCCCGCAGCGACCGGCGGCTGACCTCGCTTACTCGAGTCGTTCGACGAGTTCGACGACGTACCCGTCCGGATCTTCGACGAACGCGACGCGGCGGTCGATCTTCTCCATGGTCGTCGGCTCCTCGTGAACCGGCGGATCGGCGCGCTCGCTAAGTCGTTCGAACGTCTCGTCGGTACTCTCGACGCCGACGGCGACGTGAGCCATCGTTCCCGGATCGATCTTCGGCCCGCCGTCGGGATCGTACTTGAACTGGAACTCCGCGTTCTCGCCCCCGACGTAGACGTTCTCGACGCCGTCGTCTGCCGTGAACGACCAGTTTTCGGTGAGGCCGAGCGCGTCGACGTAGAACTCCCGCGTTCGCTCGAGGTCCGAAACCCACAGTGCCGTGTGAATAACGTCCATGCGTTCGAATGACCGCCGGTCTGCCAAAGCCGTACCGGATTCGTGATTACTGATGACGTGTAACATACCGGCAAAGCTAGACACACACCCCCGATTCTTAATCCGATGAGTCGAAATACAGCGCGACAATGGACGACTCGGACCGCGAAATCGTGTTGTTCACGTCGGCGGCTCACGGGCTCGTTCACACCTACGAGCTGTCGATCCCGATCTTGATGACCGTCTGGCTGGTCGAGTTCTCGACGACGGAGGCGATGCTCGGCCTGATCGTCACCGTCGGCTACGGACTGTTCGGCGTCGGCGCACTGCCAGGCGGCGTGCTGGTCGACCAGTACGGCTCGAAACCACTGATACTCGCGTGTCTCGCGGGAATGGCGGGTTCGTTCGTCCTGGTCGGATTGTCGGGATCGATACTCTTTCTGTCGATCGCGATCGCCCTCTGGGGCGTCACGGCGAGCGTCTACCACCCCGCCGGACTCGCATTACTTTCGACTCGAGTCGAACGCACGGGGATCGCGCTCGGCTATCACGGGATCGGCGGCAACCTCGGGATTGCACTCGGCCCGCTCGCGACCGCGATCCTGTTGCTCTGGTTCGACTGGCGTATCGTCTCGATCCTGCTTGCCATCCCCGCGGTCGTGGTGCTGGTTCTCGGCCTGTTCGTCGAGGTAGCTCCTCGAGAGGCCGAGTCGGCGGCGACGACCGACGGTGGCCCGGAGAGAGAGGAAAGCAACGACACGAAAGGCCAGGTGTCGCTAGATAGCTTCGTCGACGATACTCGCAAACTCCTGACGCTGACGTTCGGGCTCGTCTTGCTCGTCGTGATGATGAGCGGTCTCTACTACAGGGCCTTCCTCACGTTCCTGCCGGACCTGCTGAGTGACTTCCTCGCCGGGCTGGTCGATATCGAACTGGTCGATCCGGACAGCCCCTACGCCGAGGAGTTCGACCTCGCACGGTACTTCTACGTCGCGATCCTGGTGTTTGGCGTCTTCGGCCAGTACCTGGGCGGCTACCTCGCGGACCGCATCCCGGTCGAGCGGGCGCTCGTCTACGTGCTCGTGACGCTGACGATACTTGCCGTGCTGTTCGTCCCGGCGACCGCGACGACTCCCGCGTTCGTCGTCGTCTCACTGTTGCTCGGCGTCGCGCTCTTTACGATCCAGCCGCTCCAGCAGGCCACGGTCGCGAAACACACCTCTCCCGGAACGCGAGGGATCTCCTTCGGCTACACGTTCCTCGTCATCTTCGGGATCGGTGCGCTCGGTGCCGGACTCGCCGGCTGGGTGCTGACGGTCGCCGGCGCTCGAGAACTGTTCCTCGTCCTCGGGACGATCGCCGTGATCGGTGCGACGATCGCGTTCGTCCTGCGTCGCGTCGACCGAAGCGCCGAATAAAACGGCTACTCGCGTCTCCCTCCGATTCCGGCGGTCACGTTCTGGAGTTTCTCGAGCGGTGACGCTTCGCCGACGGCCGCCTGCGTGAGATAGAGGAACGCGGCGACGCCGAGTGCCCCGAGCTGGACGAGCAACTCCGGATGGACCATCACGACGATACCGAGCACGACGAACAGGCCGCGAAGCCCGTACGTCGGCCACGTTCCGAGGTCGAACCGGTAGTTCAGTCCGTGGATTATCACCAGCCCACCCAGGAGGACGAGGGCGCTGATGAACAGCAGTCCCGAGCCGAACTCGCCCTGATGGTTGACGATGTCGGTGTGGTAGATGAAGGAGAACGGCAGGACGAAAAGCGGTGCAGAGATCTTGATCGCCTCGAAACAGGTCCGCCAGAAGTTCGAGCCGGCGATCCCGGTCGCCACCGCGACACACGTCGCGATCGGCGGTGTCAGCCCCGCCAGAATTGCGGCGTAGAACACGAAGAAGTGTCCTGCGAATTCGGGCAGGAAGAACTGTTCGACCAGCGTCGGCGCGATCAACAGGGCGACGATCGTGTACGCTGCCGTCGTCGGCATCCCCAGTCCGAGCAGGATGCAGATGATCATCGCCATGATCGCCGCGACGATCAACACGCCACCCGAGAGGTCCATCAGAGTCAGCGATATCGCCGTCGGAACGCCGGT
This region of Natronobacterium texcoconense genomic DNA includes:
- a CDS encoding MFS transporter produces the protein MDTSYWRTVLLVTLWQISASICYYSVFAATPFFRDTFGLSRFWVGVVVTTLTFGYAVFLLPQGALVDKFGERLMLTLGLVGLGTATALVAGSPTFALLLAAVFVLGSLYGTAMPGTNKAIFDNIKPGKQNFAMGIKQVGVTGGSGISALLVTGLAGVLFWQAGFLLAAGFALAIAAAFYVLYSGSGGDGAAKYPDFRALLSNRPYFLLTVSGLFLGAALFTTTGYTVLYVEESIEASVAYSGVVLALVQLFGSVGRVVTGWLSDVLPGDPQVRIGGILIVQSLAGAVMFVVVASTTTVIGATIAFSVLGFFVLGYTGVYYSVMATLVRADEMGGATAGGQLALTSGGLFAPPAFGYLADMVGYRASWLLLAMLVVIASILLVFVVRIPSSVSNPAATGG
- a CDS encoding VOC family protein, translating into MDVIHTALWVSDLERTREFYVDALGLTENWSFTADDGVENVYVGGENAEFQFKYDPDGGPKIDPGTMAHVAVGVESTDETFERLSERADPPVHEEPTTMEKIDRRVAFVEDPDGYVVELVERLE
- a CDS encoding MFS transporter, giving the protein MDDSDREIVLFTSAAHGLVHTYELSIPILMTVWLVEFSTTEAMLGLIVTVGYGLFGVGALPGGVLVDQYGSKPLILACLAGMAGSFVLVGLSGSILFLSIAIALWGVTASVYHPAGLALLSTRVERTGIALGYHGIGGNLGIALGPLATAILLLWFDWRIVSILLAIPAVVVLVLGLFVEVAPREAESAATTDGGPEREESNDTKGQVSLDSFVDDTRKLLTLTFGLVLLVVMMSGLYYRAFLTFLPDLLSDFLAGLVDIELVDPDSPYAEEFDLARYFYVAILVFGVFGQYLGGYLADRIPVERALVYVLVTLTILAVLFVPATATTPAFVVVSLLLGVALFTIQPLQQATVAKHTSPGTRGISFGYTFLVIFGIGALGAGLAGWVLTVAGARELFLVLGTIAVIGATIAFVLRRVDRSAE